The following proteins are co-located in the Wenzhouxiangella marina genome:
- the ptsP gene encoding phosphoenolpyruvate--protein phosphotransferase, producing the protein MSLILTGIGVTSGIAIGRVHRLTPGELDLPEYHLEAGAVENEIERLQHAIDRSERFIQRMLERVAEGGETARELLEAHRLILRDPLLVDAAVERIRDSRINAEWALVQQSEALLDEFRRLDDSYIALRREDLEQAVQLILRKMADQPATLVGAQVPHQLADTVIVADSLGPADMAILHQRRVAGLVTEHGGPMSHSAILARSLEIPMVVGIHQAVNRLNEDEAVILDGHYGALMVGFDEGLQRHYEDKREASERHRTELKRFLARPSRTLDGEGFQLYGNAELPAEFERCREARAAGIGLMRTEYLFLGDRLPDEDTQYRAYRAAIEAMEGRPVTIRTLDAGGDKLPPGLAVTQGPNPALGLRGLRLSLAVTELFREQIRAILRASVHGPVQILLPMLTDVEELHQARRIIDDCRRELQRRGESIDPGLPVGGMIETPAAALAVREFAPLLDFMSIGTNDLIQYVLAIDRQDEQVSYLYDPGHPAILSLIEQIVLAGREFDCPVTVCGELAGDEAAVRLLLALGVANFSMPPASIPAVKKSLIDARAARCREILARHRARPASGRQLLGELLRE; encoded by the coding sequence ATGAGTCTCATCCTGACCGGCATCGGCGTGACCAGCGGCATCGCCATCGGCCGGGTCCACCGGCTCACGCCCGGTGAGCTCGATCTGCCCGAGTATCACCTCGAGGCCGGCGCGGTCGAAAACGAGATCGAGCGCCTGCAGCATGCCATCGATCGTTCCGAGCGCTTCATCCAGCGCATGCTCGAGCGTGTGGCCGAAGGAGGCGAAACGGCGCGCGAGCTGCTCGAAGCCCATCGCCTGATCCTGCGCGATCCCCTGCTCGTCGATGCCGCGGTCGAGCGGATCCGCGACTCGAGGATCAACGCCGAGTGGGCCCTGGTGCAGCAGAGCGAGGCCCTGCTGGACGAATTCCGTCGCCTGGACGACAGCTACATCGCCCTGCGTCGCGAGGATCTGGAGCAGGCCGTCCAGCTGATTCTCAGAAAGATGGCCGATCAGCCGGCCACCCTGGTCGGTGCCCAGGTGCCGCATCAGCTGGCCGACACGGTGATCGTTGCCGACTCCCTCGGGCCGGCCGACATGGCGATCCTGCACCAGCGCCGCGTCGCCGGCCTGGTGACCGAGCACGGCGGGCCGATGTCGCATTCGGCGATCCTGGCCCGCAGTCTTGAAATTCCGATGGTGGTGGGCATCCATCAGGCGGTCAATCGCCTGAACGAGGATGAGGCGGTCATCCTCGATGGACATTACGGGGCCCTGATGGTCGGCTTCGACGAGGGCCTGCAGCGCCACTACGAAGACAAGCGTGAGGCCAGCGAGCGGCACCGTACCGAACTGAAGCGATTTCTTGCGCGCCCGTCACGGACCCTGGATGGTGAGGGTTTCCAGCTCTACGGGAATGCCGAACTGCCGGCGGAGTTCGAGCGTTGTCGCGAGGCCCGAGCCGCGGGCATCGGACTGATGCGCACCGAGTACCTGTTCCTCGGCGATCGTCTGCCGGACGAGGACACCCAGTATCGAGCCTATCGCGCGGCCATCGAAGCCATGGAGGGCCGGCCGGTGACGATCCGGACCCTGGATGCCGGCGGCGACAAGCTGCCGCCCGGCCTGGCCGTGACCCAGGGCCCGAACCCGGCGCTGGGCCTGCGTGGCCTGCGCCTGTCGCTGGCGGTCACCGAGCTGTTCCGCGAACAGATCCGCGCCATCCTGCGCGCCTCGGTCCACGGGCCCGTCCAGATTCTGCTGCCCATGCTCACCGATGTCGAAGAGCTGCACCAGGCGCGCCGCATCATCGACGACTGCCGCCGGGAGCTGCAGCGCCGGGGCGAGAGCATCGACCCGGGCCTGCCCGTCGGCGGCATGATCGAGACGCCGGCGGCGGCCCTGGCCGTGCGCGAGTTCGCGCCGCTGCTGGATTTCATGTCCATCGGCACCAATGACCTGATCCAGTACGTGCTGGCCATTGATCGCCAGGACGAGCAGGTCAGCTACCTCTACGATCCCGGTCACCCGGCGATTCTGAGCCTGATCGAGCAGATCGTGCTCGCTGGGCGTGAGTTCGATTGCCCCGTGACGGTCTGCGGCGAGCTGGCCGGCGACGAAGCGGCCGTCCGCCTGCTGCTGGCCCTGGGCGTGGCCAACTTCAGCATGCCGCCGGCCTCGATTCCGGCGGTCAAGAAGAGCCTGATCGACGCCCGCGCCGCCCGTTGTCGGGAGATTCTGGCGCGTCATCGCGCACGACCGGCCTCCGGCCGCCAGCTTCTGGGTGAATTGCTCAGGGAGTAG
- a CDS encoding HPr family phosphocarrier protein, with the protein MIRRNVTLINRLGLHARAASKLVQVASAHSAQVWVERGEKRVNAKSIMGVLLLAAPCGTELVLETDGEQETEAMEALVALIEDRFGEGE; encoded by the coding sequence ATGATTCGTCGCAACGTCACGCTCATCAATCGCCTCGGCCTGCACGCGCGCGCGGCGAGCAAGCTGGTCCAGGTGGCCTCGGCGCACTCGGCCCAGGTCTGGGTCGAGCGCGGCGAGAAGCGCGTCAATGCCAAGTCGATCATGGGCGTGCTGCTGCTGGCCGCACCCTGCGGCACCGAGCTGGTCCTCGAAACCGACGGTGAGCAGGAGACGGAGGCGATGGAGGCCCTCGTCGCCCTGATCGAAGATCGTTTCGGAGAGGGCGAATGA
- a CDS encoding PTS sugar transporter subunit IIA — MTGLVLVTHSGLGESMRRQAEVILGRMIQMTTVSVSYSADPDTALEELIGALAMSVDQDGAVVLTDLPGATPHNLATRAAARRDLPVVSGLNLPMLLKVINHIDKPASELAELACLGGHQGIIET; from the coding sequence GTGACGGGTCTGGTGCTGGTGACCCATTCCGGTCTGGGGGAATCCATGCGCCGCCAGGCCGAGGTGATTCTGGGTCGGATGATCCAGATGACCACCGTCTCGGTCAGCTACAGCGCCGACCCGGACACGGCCCTCGAGGAATTGATCGGTGCCCTGGCGATGAGCGTGGACCAGGACGGCGCGGTCGTGCTGACCGACCTGCCGGGCGCCACGCCGCACAACCTCGCCACGCGAGCCGCGGCTCGGCGGGATCTGCCGGTGGTGTCCGGGCTCAATCTGCCGATGCTCCTGAAAGTGATTAACCACATCGACAAGCCGGCCAGCGAACTGGCCGAACTGGCCTGCCTGGGGGGGCATCAGGGCATCATCGAGACATGA
- the rapZ gene encoding RNase adapter RapZ produces the protein MTHPIIVISGLSGSGKSVALNALEDLSYYCVDNLPGGLLADLVEEVRGQPERYPRVAIGIDARTGPDGLERLVQLFDGQSEESAFRVLFLDAAEPVLVRRFSETRRRHPLAGSGALEEAIERERRLLEPLRERADWVVDTSETNIHQLRRQVWRSVGQGSDEGALSLVFESFAFKRGVPRDVDLVFDARCLPNPHWEPELRARTGLDPEVDEYLSRHQRVLDFHDDVLGFVQRWRPALAEDQRALLTVAIGCTGGQHRSVWLADRLGRAMREAGHPVVVTHRELES, from the coding sequence ATGACGCATCCGATCATCGTGATCAGCGGCCTGTCGGGCAGCGGCAAGAGCGTCGCCCTGAACGCGCTGGAGGACCTCAGCTACTACTGCGTCGACAATCTGCCGGGCGGTCTGCTGGCCGACCTGGTCGAGGAGGTCAGAGGCCAGCCCGAGCGCTATCCCCGGGTTGCCATCGGCATCGATGCCCGGACCGGCCCCGACGGCCTGGAACGCCTGGTTCAGCTGTTCGACGGCCAGTCCGAGGAGAGCGCCTTCCGGGTCCTGTTCCTCGACGCGGCCGAGCCGGTGCTGGTCCGACGATTTTCCGAGACGCGCCGCCGCCATCCCCTGGCCGGCAGCGGTGCGCTCGAGGAGGCGATCGAGCGCGAGCGCCGCCTGCTCGAGCCGCTTCGGGAACGTGCCGACTGGGTGGTCGATACCTCGGAAACCAATATCCACCAGCTTCGTCGCCAGGTCTGGCGCAGCGTGGGACAGGGCAGCGACGAAGGCGCGCTCTCGCTGGTGTTCGAATCCTTCGCCTTCAAGCGCGGCGTGCCGCGGGACGTGGACCTGGTCTTCGATGCCCGCTGCCTGCCCAATCCGCACTGGGAGCCGGAGCTGCGGGCCCGGACCGGCCTCGATCCCGAAGTCGACGAGTACCTGTCGCGTCATCAACGGGTGCTCGACTTTCATGACGACGTGCTCGGTTTCGTGCAGCGCTGGCGCCCGGCCCTGGCCGAAGACCAGCGCGCCCTGCTCACCGTGGCGATCGGCTGCACCGGCGGCCAGCACCGATCGGTCTGGCTCGCCGATCGTCTCGGGCGCGCCATGCGCGAGGCCGGGCATCCGGTCGTCGTGACCCATCGCGAGCTCGAATCGTGA
- the hprK gene encoding HPr(Ser) kinase/phosphatase → MTASITPAEIFQAYADRLELRWVTGRRAAEQRQIAASSIRARPSLIGFLSLIHPNRVQVIGEEEGAWLDGLEAKIRWEAIARIVDAQPALIIVASGLEVAEDLEEWAKESGTPLLTSARPAWELVNFLQYRIARRLARSVTLHGVFMEIFTLGVLLTGESGTGKSELALELLSRGHRLIADDAPEFTQLTPDTIEGACPPVLRDCLEVRGLGILNIRRMFGDAAVKSTKFLRLIIHLHLPGEEPPGGDRLHGNIGARRVLDLDIPQINLPVMAGRNLAVMAEAAVRDHMLRMKGFDAAAEFVERHGRLMGDRE, encoded by the coding sequence ATGACCGCGAGCATCACGCCCGCAGAAATCTTCCAGGCCTACGCTGACCGGCTCGAACTGCGCTGGGTGACCGGACGCCGCGCCGCCGAGCAGCGCCAGATCGCGGCCAGCAGCATCCGTGCCCGACCGTCCCTGATCGGCTTTCTGAGCCTGATCCACCCGAACCGGGTCCAGGTGATCGGCGAGGAAGAGGGCGCCTGGCTGGACGGGCTGGAGGCCAAGATCCGCTGGGAAGCCATCGCTCGGATCGTCGACGCCCAGCCGGCCCTGATCATCGTGGCTTCGGGGCTCGAAGTGGCCGAAGACCTCGAGGAGTGGGCCAAGGAAAGCGGTACGCCGTTGCTGACCTCGGCCCGCCCGGCCTGGGAGCTGGTCAATTTTCTGCAGTATCGGATCGCCCGCCGGCTGGCTCGCAGCGTCACCCTGCACGGCGTGTTCATGGAAATCTTCACCCTCGGTGTCCTGCTGACCGGCGAGTCCGGAACCGGCAAGAGCGAGCTGGCCCTGGAGCTGCTCAGCCGCGGCCATCGCTTGATCGCCGACGACGCGCCGGAATTCACCCAGCTCACCCCGGACACCATCGAGGGCGCCTGTCCGCCGGTGCTTCGTGACTGTCTCGAAGTTCGCGGCCTCGGCATCCTCAACATCCGCCGCATGTTCGGCGATGCCGCCGTCAAGTCGACCAAGTTCCTGCGCCTGATCATCCATCTCCATCTGCCCGGCGAGGAGCCGCCGGGGGGTGATCGCCTGCACGGCAATATCGGAGCTCGCCGGGTGCTGGATCTGGACATTCCACAGATCAATCTGCCGGTGATGGCGGGCCGGAACCTCGCCGTCATGGCCGAGGCTGCGGTCCGCGATCACATGCTGCGCATGAAGGGCTTCGATGCCGCGGCCGAATTCGTCGAGCGGCATGGCCGACTGATGGGGGACAGGGAATGA
- a CDS encoding PTS sugar transporter subunit IIA, whose amino-acid sequence MHLADVLDPERIAVDISVSSKKSLLEKAAELLATSPDSGESREIFESLCQRERLGSTGLGHGVAIPHGRVNGQSGVSGALIRLRHPIDFDAPDQEKVDLFFALSVPDQCSDVYLRLLADVAQRFGDAGQREQLRSADSAEALLRLFAVEPDAHPAA is encoded by the coding sequence ATGCATCTTGCCGACGTCCTCGACCCCGAGCGCATCGCGGTCGATATTTCCGTGTCCAGCAAGAAATCCCTGCTGGAAAAGGCCGCCGAACTGCTCGCGACCTCGCCGGACAGCGGCGAGTCGCGAGAGATCTTCGAAAGCCTCTGTCAGCGCGAGCGCCTGGGGTCGACGGGCCTGGGTCATGGGGTCGCGATTCCGCACGGACGCGTCAACGGCCAGAGCGGTGTCAGCGGCGCGCTGATCCGCCTGCGCCACCCGATCGACTTCGATGCGCCGGATCAGGAAAAGGTCGACCTGTTCTTCGCCCTGTCCGTGCCCGACCAGTGCTCGGATGTCTATCTTCGTCTGCTGGCCGACGTCGCTCAGCGCTTCGGTGATGCCGGCCAGCGCGAGCAGCTGCGTTCCGCCGACAGCGCCGAAGCTCTGCTTCGACTCTTTGCCGTCGAGCCGGATGCCCATCCGGCCGCATGA
- the hpf gene encoding ribosome hibernation-promoting factor, HPF/YfiA family, with amino-acid sequence MQIEITGQNVDVTQALRAYITEKCERFERHFDNLISAHFVLRLEKVQHMVEATIAVGGRTNPIFAEVHDENMYAAIDALADKLDRQVRRHKQKVTDHHRSASRAAEAG; translated from the coding sequence ATGCAGATCGAAATCACCGGACAGAACGTCGACGTTACCCAGGCCCTGCGTGCCTACATCACCGAGAAATGCGAGCGTTTCGAGCGTCATTTCGACAACCTGATCTCCGCTCATTTCGTTCTGCGCCTGGAAAAGGTCCAGCACATGGTCGAAGCCACGATCGCCGTCGGCGGCCGCACCAACCCGATCTTCGCCGAAGTTCATGACGAGAACATGTACGCCGCGATCGATGCCCTGGCCGACAAGCTCGACCGCCAGGTGCGCCGGCACAAGCAGAAGGTGACCGACCACCATCGTTCCGCTTCCCGCGCGGCCGAAGCCGGCTGA